In Bythopirellula goksoeyrii, a single window of DNA contains:
- a CDS encoding DUF2178 domain-containing protein yields the protein MNAMEKVAWTELSVSLVALVLVAFLYPWLGDGATGAFGLMGLLGFSVLFLRQRGKEVVVDERDRDIEQRATRIGVNVAWMTLFMSLAAIVMWSSFTDRDSVSLGVLNWLIWIQFALCFAIKGFVSVKSYRDQQHAA from the coding sequence ATGAATGCAATGGAAAAGGTTGCCTGGACCGAGTTGTCGGTCTCGCTGGTTGCGTTGGTGCTGGTTGCGTTTCTGTACCCTTGGCTAGGTGATGGGGCTACTGGAGCGTTTGGGCTAATGGGATTGCTTGGTTTCAGTGTTCTCTTTCTGCGTCAGAGGGGCAAAGAAGTAGTTGTGGATGAGCGTGACCGGGATATTGAGCAGCGGGCTACCAGAATTGGAGTGAACGTCGCCTGGATGACTCTGTTTATGTCACTGGCAGCTATTGTGATGTGGTCGAGTTTTACCGACAGGGACTCTGTTTCTCTCGGTGTCTTGAATTGGCTGATTTGGATTCAATTCGCATTGTGCTTCGCAATCAAAGGCTTTGTCTCGGTCAAATCTTATCGGGATCAGCAGCATGCCGCGTAA
- a CDS encoding site-2 protease family protein gives MKSEAPTPGTPSAQPPKESLPEMQPPAVAPAKTSAAVPVAKQTESPGPRGGPARGELVAATDAFDDPSVAHLPELTVSDLHFRPQRRVLLPIVLFLATCASTFWVGVTHWEPLEPRYIGTYAAMGRIIQTNWATGLQYMVAVLAILLTHEMGHFLQTVKNRIAASYPLCIPVPFNAIGTMGAVIGMDGMRADRRQIFDIGIAGPLAGLVVAFPVLWWGITDLDLTRVPQHGEFQLYLPWIAQWMLERAHPQWAGREWVAISQLNPFFMAGWVGMLITGLNMMPISQLDGGHTIYALFLEKAHTLAKWFVSLAIFYVVSNLNHAVMWTPMLVLVIFMGIHHPPTANDNVPLGPVRWAIGIASLAIPLICFPLEGFRQ, from the coding sequence ATGAAGAGCGAGGCCCCCACCCCCGGAACCCCATCTGCCCAACCGCCCAAAGAGTCGCTGCCGGAGATGCAGCCCCCGGCAGTCGCGCCGGCAAAGACCTCGGCAGCTGTCCCTGTGGCTAAGCAAACCGAGAGTCCCGGACCGCGTGGCGGTCCGGCTAGGGGGGAATTGGTGGCGGCGACTGATGCGTTTGATGATCCGTCGGTTGCGCATTTACCCGAACTGACGGTCTCCGATCTGCACTTTCGGCCTCAACGGCGAGTTTTGCTACCGATCGTCTTATTTCTCGCGACCTGTGCTTCGACTTTCTGGGTCGGTGTCACCCACTGGGAACCGCTTGAGCCTCGCTACATTGGCACCTATGCCGCGATGGGGCGTATTATTCAGACCAACTGGGCGACTGGCTTACAGTATATGGTCGCCGTGCTGGCTATCTTGCTTACTCACGAGATGGGGCACTTCTTGCAAACGGTCAAGAATCGCATCGCGGCAAGTTATCCGTTGTGCATTCCAGTTCCTTTTAACGCCATCGGTACGATGGGAGCCGTGATCGGCATGGACGGCATGCGCGCGGATCGGCGGCAGATTTTCGATATCGGCATCGCCGGGCCGCTGGCAGGATTGGTGGTGGCGTTCCCTGTCTTATGGTGGGGCATCACTGACTTGGATCTCACGCGCGTGCCACAGCATGGCGAGTTCCAACTTTATCTCCCCTGGATTGCGCAATGGATGCTCGAACGAGCACACCCTCAATGGGCTGGCCGTGAATGGGTTGCCATCTCGCAACTCAATCCGTTCTTCATGGCCGGCTGGGTGGGCATGCTCATAACGGGGCTCAACATGATGCCGATCAGCCAACTCGACGGTGGTCACACGATCTACGCTTTGTTTCTGGAGAAGGCCCACACCCTGGCCAAATGGTTCGTCTCGCTGGCGATTTTTTACGTCGTCAGCAATCTCAACCACGCCGTGATGTGGACCCCGATGCTGGTGCTGGTAATCTTCATGGGCATCCATCATCCACCGACCGCCAATGACAACGTCCCGTTGGGCCCCGTGCGCTGGGCAATCGGTATCGCGTCGCTGGCGATCCCGTTGATCTGTTTCCCGCTGGAAGGGTTTCGGCAGTAG
- a CDS encoding HDOD domain-containing protein has product MTDTLIASNFETTAPTIDQFVGRVKSLYSLPVVAAEVLELTACPQVDTSALKACIERDPALTVRILRVVNSSLFGLSHPVSNLSQAITMLGIKPLKLLVLGFSLPEGLFANVAREQLEWYWSTTLVRAVAAREISEQLFERPGDEAFLAGLLQDIGVLALLGQFQESYSCFLASAIESEANLEELETESLGFDHLELSAALLEQWNMPAPLGRAIANVRTREFHAGGETSSDHLTRVLQLATLLGELVGRHRLSSLPDLLTLGAKYCGLDKSRLCELVSDLQPRVEQLAEVLALRLPDGREYSEILIAAHGQMSAIAIEDPLPSISASERTGDVLSQVHAESARLRFAVQAFLQGPSAKAGQSAPTIDVATSSQTRTHDHSFERRLVVALGKCRAQRQPLSVVMLEIALDNRSDKQHQSILSEILDTVCREEFCCPLEIQECTPFRRTLILPGCDRQEAVHTARGALQAIETAIEQQNALDRREQIHVSAGVASAALPSRNFDASRLLQAANRCLAGARTCGTNSVKSLEIY; this is encoded by the coding sequence ATGACAGACACTCTCATAGCGTCGAACTTCGAGACCACAGCACCAACGATTGATCAGTTCGTTGGTCGGGTAAAATCGCTATACAGTTTGCCTGTCGTGGCGGCGGAAGTGCTGGAACTCACCGCCTGCCCGCAAGTTGATACCTCGGCACTCAAAGCGTGCATCGAGCGAGACCCTGCGCTGACGGTGCGTATTCTGCGTGTGGTGAATAGTTCGCTCTTCGGATTGAGTCATCCGGTGAGCAATCTGAGCCAAGCGATCACGATGCTCGGTATCAAGCCGCTCAAACTGCTGGTACTCGGATTTAGTTTGCCGGAAGGCTTGTTTGCGAATGTTGCGCGGGAGCAACTCGAGTGGTACTGGTCGACGACTCTAGTTCGTGCGGTGGCCGCGCGGGAAATTAGTGAACAATTGTTTGAACGTCCCGGCGACGAAGCCTTTCTCGCTGGATTGCTGCAAGACATTGGTGTCTTGGCCCTCTTGGGGCAGTTTCAAGAGTCGTACTCCTGTTTCCTGGCAAGCGCAATCGAAAGTGAAGCCAATTTAGAGGAACTCGAAACGGAATCACTTGGCTTTGACCACCTCGAATTGAGTGCCGCCCTCTTGGAGCAGTGGAACATGCCTGCCCCCCTGGGAAGGGCTATCGCGAATGTTCGCACGAGAGAATTTCACGCAGGTGGTGAGACGTCCTCAGATCATCTTACTCGCGTGCTGCAATTGGCCACGCTACTTGGTGAGCTCGTGGGACGCCATCGTTTGAGTAGCTTGCCTGATTTGTTGACCCTGGGTGCCAAGTATTGCGGCCTCGATAAATCTCGCTTGTGTGAACTGGTCTCCGACCTGCAGCCGCGAGTTGAGCAACTTGCCGAGGTTCTCGCTTTGCGCTTGCCAGACGGTCGGGAATACTCCGAGATATTGATTGCCGCCCATGGGCAAATGTCGGCGATCGCGATTGAAGACCCTCTGCCATCAATCTCCGCTTCTGAGAGAACTGGGGATGTTCTCTCGCAAGTTCACGCGGAATCCGCTCGACTTCGATTCGCCGTGCAGGCATTTCTACAAGGCCCCTCAGCAAAAGCTGGACAATCTGCACCTACGATTGATGTTGCAACGTCTTCGCAGACGCGCACCCACGACCATTCCTTCGAGCGTCGCTTGGTGGTTGCTCTGGGAAAATGTCGTGCACAGCGGCAGCCCCTGAGTGTCGTGATGCTGGAAATTGCTTTAGACAATCGATCCGACAAACAACACCAGTCCATACTGAGCGAAATACTGGATACCGTCTGCCGAGAAGAATTCTGCTGTCCGTTAGAAATCCAAGAGTGCACTCCATTTCGTCGAACTTTGATCTTGCCAGGCTGCGATCGTCAGGAGGCGGTTCACACGGCACGAGGTGCACTTCAAGCTATCGAGACTGCCATTGAGCAGCAAAACGCCCTTGATCGGCGAGAGCAAATCCATGTCAGCGCGGGAGTTGCCAGTGCGGCGTTGCCCTCAAGGAATTTCGATGCGTCGCGTCTCTTGCAAGCGGCGAATCGTTGCCTGGCGGGAGCACGCACCTGTGGAACGAACAGCGTAAAAAGCCTGGAAATCTATTGA
- a CDS encoding alpha/beta hydrolase, which produces MIRVLCSLGIFVSFIASATGQGLDDFYKLGPDSLPQEGVPQGEINGPHVIASEAFPGTQHTYWVYVPAQYDSEVPASLMIFQDGQAFINEKGPLRARHVLDNLIHRREIPVMIAVFINPGRMPEQPEANPKEWGDKTSNRPEEYNSLDDRYARVIINELMPELTKSYNIAPEAERHGIGGVSSGAIAAFTVAWERPDQFSKVLSIVGSFTNIRGGHVYPEKVRESEKKPIRVFFQDGRNDLRGTRRGKGKYDPTWDWFLQNVRLVEAMTEKGYDINYCWGIGLHGSAQGGAMLPEMMRWLWRDHGASTDPEDTVERSFNRP; this is translated from the coding sequence ATGATTCGCGTCCTGTGTTCGCTGGGGATTTTTGTTTCTTTCATCGCTTCTGCCACCGGCCAGGGCCTCGATGATTTCTACAAGCTTGGTCCCGATTCGCTGCCACAAGAGGGAGTACCCCAGGGAGAAATCAACGGTCCGCATGTGATAGCAAGTGAAGCCTTTCCCGGCACTCAGCATACCTATTGGGTCTATGTTCCTGCACAGTATGACTCTGAGGTGCCAGCCAGTCTGATGATCTTTCAGGATGGGCAGGCATTCATCAATGAAAAAGGGCCACTTCGCGCTCGGCATGTGCTCGATAACTTGATTCATCGACGGGAAATCCCTGTCATGATCGCCGTGTTTATCAATCCGGGCCGCATGCCGGAGCAACCGGAAGCGAATCCGAAAGAATGGGGTGACAAGACATCCAATCGCCCTGAGGAGTACAACTCGCTCGACGACCGCTACGCTCGTGTGATTATAAATGAGTTGATGCCCGAGCTTACGAAGTCGTACAACATCGCCCCGGAAGCGGAGCGGCATGGCATCGGCGGCGTGAGTTCCGGTGCCATCGCCGCGTTCACTGTCGCTTGGGAACGGCCCGACCAGTTCAGCAAAGTGCTCAGCATTGTCGGTAGTTTTACTAACATTCGAGGCGGGCATGTGTATCCAGAAAAAGTTCGGGAGAGCGAGAAAAAACCAATCCGTGTGTTTTTCCAGGATGGCCGTAACGACCTTCGTGGCACGCGCCGTGGCAAGGGCAAATACGATCCCACATGGGATTGGTTTCTGCAAAACGTGCGACTCGTAGAGGCAATGACCGAGAAAGGCTACGATATCAATTACTGTTGGGGAATTGGCTTACACGGCTCCGCTCAGGGTGGTGCGATGCTTCCCGAAATGATGCGCTGGCTCTGGCGAGATCACGGCGCGAGTACTGATCCGGAGGATACCGTCGAGCGGAGCTTCAACAGACCTTAG
- a CDS encoding helix-turn-helix transcriptional regulator, with protein sequence MNSVRELRTESTMTQQDLADCVGVTRQTIIALEGGAYTPSLTLALRIARTFGKSVEQVFTLNE encoded by the coding sequence ATGAATTCTGTGCGCGAGTTGCGCACCGAGTCAACAATGACTCAGCAGGATCTGGCAGATTGTGTCGGGGTTACCAGACAGACGATTATTGCCTTGGAGGGAGGGGCCTATACCCCCTCGCTCACCTTGGCACTGAGAATCGCTCGCACCTTCGGGAAGTCGGTCGAACAAGTATTCACTCTCAATGAATAG
- a CDS encoding YCF48-related protein, producing MVRFSFIFWVTLIWSVELLAQEAFPPAITPAAAEAISAPLVDDASLNDICFVDATYGWAVGEHGCIWHTLDGGEHWHQQESHADVHLGGVYFLNRELGWAVGGATQPYLWTSQAVVLRTTDGGQTWEKQLAFVPALESVIFFDPHHGVAWGRGSEGEPLGVFATDDGGRNWRALGVAAPSVWWGGDFTSQHRGMVVGPGGQIARMVAGDAVPINLEKNVHDAHAVKLADDGTGWIVGEAGLIAHTTDDGAHWERVDMLPEEIVESIEWRTVATRGENVWIAGSPGSVVLHSPDAGESWQGLATGSKTPLNKITFIDESHGWAVGDLGTILHTSNGGQTWHTQRAAGDRIAVLMVLEDASQLPLAALTKLAKCDGYRTVVHLMNSSQEASQFDQFSASMRTREAVHFLGGNTLTNAWQFQNEITENTNEQLVAEIVRQVRTWRPEVLIVPEASEESSAFVSQIATAAEEAALKAADEEQFSQLSEQLALSPWQVSRVYALLPPGKRGTHRVQSEDNVAGTSLADSSIAAASLLQRQLAPPRVTDEFRLVASHAGQPTAQVDDLIAGLGATFGSASRRAQVPLMDPLAAQAQQHLAEKRRNLRNIFRASGGNPALLGQVGQMLTDLDPTAAASLLYELATHFQEAGQLDLKAATLELLARRYPSDPLVDAGLVWLVQYYASGETAQAYRKVTPAVAQAIAVEVPEGDTPEGSVQPAAATSYEESIDFQRFTRAVQITQHIAHTRPLLYAEPQVRVPWAIAERNRLVPAGHEKYLESLSLRSPGEAWQRCGNIERWLADAGRTKPRVPLVDGRFTAEKPHLDAILDEPMWEQEFTGLSPDDSSLSSEFLISRDDEYLYIAIRCAKSSELEYEVDTRPRTYDADLTPHDRVRILLDLDRDYTTYFDLTIDQRGWTNDACWQDPSWNPQWFVAAGGDEESWTIEAAIPWSALSDAPPEIGDTWAIAAERLMPERESQSLAAPLTGEPNPLNFGLLQFK from the coding sequence ATGGTTCGCTTTAGTTTCATATTCTGGGTTACGCTTATTTGGAGCGTCGAACTACTGGCCCAAGAAGCCTTTCCTCCGGCGATCACGCCTGCTGCAGCCGAGGCGATTTCCGCTCCACTGGTCGATGATGCGTCGCTCAACGACATCTGTTTTGTTGACGCCACCTATGGCTGGGCCGTCGGAGAGCATGGTTGCATTTGGCATACCCTGGATGGTGGGGAACATTGGCACCAACAGGAGTCGCATGCAGACGTACACCTCGGCGGAGTCTATTTTCTAAATCGCGAACTTGGCTGGGCCGTGGGGGGCGCGACGCAGCCCTATCTCTGGACCAGTCAGGCAGTCGTCCTCCGCACCACCGATGGAGGGCAAACGTGGGAGAAGCAATTGGCTTTCGTTCCCGCCTTGGAGAGCGTGATATTCTTTGACCCCCATCACGGCGTGGCCTGGGGGCGCGGCTCAGAGGGCGAGCCATTGGGCGTGTTCGCTACCGATGACGGCGGTCGCAACTGGCGTGCATTGGGAGTCGCTGCACCTTCGGTATGGTGGGGCGGCGATTTTACCAGCCAGCACCGCGGGATGGTCGTTGGCCCCGGGGGCCAGATCGCTCGCATGGTGGCCGGCGATGCAGTGCCCATCAACTTAGAGAAGAATGTTCATGATGCCCATGCGGTGAAACTCGCGGACGACGGTACGGGCTGGATCGTTGGTGAGGCGGGGCTGATCGCTCACACCACCGATGACGGCGCCCATTGGGAGAGAGTGGATATGCTGCCCGAGGAAATCGTCGAATCTATCGAGTGGCGTACCGTGGCAACCAGGGGTGAAAATGTTTGGATCGCGGGATCTCCTGGCAGCGTCGTGTTGCACTCTCCAGACGCGGGTGAATCGTGGCAAGGTCTTGCCACCGGTAGTAAGACGCCGCTCAACAAGATTACGTTTATCGACGAGTCACATGGCTGGGCCGTCGGTGATCTTGGCACGATTCTGCACACCAGCAATGGTGGCCAAACTTGGCACACGCAGCGTGCTGCCGGTGACCGCATCGCAGTGTTGATGGTCTTAGAAGATGCCAGCCAACTACCGCTCGCCGCGCTGACCAAGCTCGCCAAGTGCGACGGCTATCGCACGGTCGTTCATCTGATGAATTCTTCCCAAGAAGCCTCGCAATTTGATCAGTTTTCGGCTTCGATGCGTACTAGGGAAGCGGTGCATTTTCTCGGTGGCAACACATTGACTAATGCCTGGCAGTTTCAGAATGAAATCACAGAGAATACTAACGAGCAGCTCGTTGCAGAGATCGTCCGTCAGGTCCGCACTTGGCGACCAGAGGTCCTTATAGTGCCCGAAGCCTCGGAAGAAAGTTCGGCTTTTGTCAGTCAGATTGCCACCGCAGCGGAGGAGGCCGCGTTAAAAGCTGCCGACGAAGAGCAGTTCTCGCAGCTCAGCGAGCAACTCGCCCTTTCACCCTGGCAAGTTAGCCGCGTCTATGCACTTCTCCCCCCAGGCAAGCGCGGAACCCATCGGGTGCAGTCCGAAGACAATGTGGCCGGCACGTCGCTGGCCGACTCCAGCATTGCCGCCGCCAGTCTGCTGCAGCGCCAGTTAGCTCCTCCCCGAGTTACAGACGAGTTTCGGTTGGTGGCAAGTCATGCTGGGCAGCCGACCGCTCAGGTCGACGATCTGATAGCGGGGCTGGGAGCGACTTTCGGCAGTGCCAGTCGCCGCGCGCAAGTTCCCCTGATGGATCCTCTCGCAGCACAGGCCCAGCAACATCTCGCCGAAAAACGGCGTAACTTGCGCAACATCTTCCGAGCCAGTGGTGGCAATCCCGCACTACTCGGCCAAGTGGGACAAATGCTTACCGACCTGGATCCCACCGCCGCCGCTTCGCTGCTCTATGAATTGGCGACGCATTTCCAAGAAGCCGGTCAACTCGACCTGAAGGCGGCCACGCTGGAACTCCTAGCCCGCCGGTATCCGAGCGATCCGCTGGTTGACGCAGGTTTGGTCTGGCTGGTGCAGTATTACGCCAGTGGAGAAACCGCCCAAGCCTACCGCAAGGTGACTCCGGCCGTCGCCCAGGCGATTGCCGTCGAGGTGCCGGAAGGTGATACCCCTGAAGGTTCCGTGCAACCGGCCGCTGCGACCAGTTATGAAGAGAGTATCGATTTCCAGCGATTCACCCGCGCAGTGCAAATCACCCAGCACATCGCCCACACACGGCCCCTCTTGTATGCGGAGCCGCAAGTTCGCGTTCCCTGGGCAATTGCTGAACGCAACCGTCTGGTACCCGCAGGGCATGAGAAATATCTCGAGTCGCTTTCACTTCGCTCACCAGGAGAAGCCTGGCAACGTTGCGGCAACATCGAGCGATGGCTCGCCGATGCGGGGCGAACTAAGCCCCGCGTGCCCCTGGTCGATGGCCGCTTTACTGCGGAGAAGCCCCACCTCGACGCGATTCTCGACGAGCCTATGTGGGAGCAAGAGTTCACGGGGTTGAGCCCCGACGATTCTTCCCTGTCATCCGAGTTTCTCATCTCGCGCGATGACGAATACCTTTACATTGCTATTCGTTGTGCGAAATCATCTGAGCTTGAGTATGAGGTCGACACACGGCCTCGCACTTACGACGCGGACCTGACGCCCCACGATCGAGTTCGGATTCTGTTAGACTTAGACCGCGACTACACCACCTATTTCGATCTCACAATCGACCAACGAGGTTGGACTAACGATGCCTGTTGGCAGGATCCCTCCTGGAATCCGCAGTGGTTCGTAGCAGCTGGCGGAGATGAAGAATCATGGACCATCGAAGCCGCCATCCCTTGGAGTGCGCTCTCAGACGCTCCGCCGGAAATCGGCGACACGTGGGCAATTGCCGCCGAGCGGCTCATGCCGGAGCGGGAATCGCAGAGCCTCGCCGCACCGCTGACAGGCGAGCCTAACCCCCTGAACTTCGGGTTGCTACAGTTTAAGTGA
- a CDS encoding SixA phosphatase family protein, with the protein MHIYIARHAWAYEHGDPRWPDDSMRELEPEGSERYMQVVQALSERGFAPELVATSPYTRCEQTAELISQYTRREPAVERLEALEPGSDFQALLDWTRQSECESVCWVGHAPDVGWLTAALVGNSNANLRLAKGAVASVRMDNEIAPGAGELMWLATAKVLGI; encoded by the coding sequence ATGCATATCTACATCGCACGACACGCCTGGGCCTATGAACACGGCGATCCCCGTTGGCCGGATGACAGCATGCGCGAACTGGAGCCGGAAGGTTCTGAGCGCTACATGCAAGTTGTGCAAGCACTCTCCGAGCGGGGATTCGCACCGGAACTGGTGGCTACAAGTCCCTATACTCGTTGCGAGCAGACAGCCGAATTGATTTCTCAGTACACCCGGCGTGAACCGGCCGTCGAGCGGTTGGAGGCCTTGGAGCCGGGCAGCGATTTCCAGGCCTTGCTCGACTGGACTCGCCAATCCGAGTGCGAATCGGTCTGCTGGGTCGGCCATGCCCCCGATGTCGGTTGGCTCACCGCGGCCCTGGTGGGGAACTCCAATGCCAACTTGCGGCTTGCCAAGGGTGCTGTCGCTTCTGTGCGAATGGACAACGAAATTGCCCCCGGCGCTGGCGAACTCATGTGGCTCGCCACGGCCAAGGTGCTGGGGATTTAG
- a CDS encoding phytoene desaturase family protein, which translates to MAKHGAYDCIIIGGGHNGLVAAAYLAKAGRKVCVLERRHVLGGCASTEELWPGYKVSTAAYVISLFQTQILRELRLKEYGLKILPRSPSSFTPLPDGRSLLMGPDASLNQREIGKFSMRDAAAFPRYEALLERVAATLEPVLGEAAPDPLPLPKSWRKIGVGKRLRDGKKLLDMHNAIKSLGADLPEAVELLTGAARPILERWFESDVLRATLATDAIIGAFTSISSPGSAYVLLHHVMGEAGGARGVWGYVQGGMGALSDAIASACTDLGVEIRREAPVHAIHTDKHGTCGVGLEDGSQLSSRIVASSVDAHLTFERLLSPDALPEEFREAVARIDYSSASAKVNLALSEPPKFSCLPGDGVGPQHHGTMHIGPSLDYLERAYDDAKYGRPSEKPILECTMATSVDSSIAPPGKHILSMFVQYAPYKLADGNWDDIRESFGARCVETLAEYAPNVPAAIEHRQVLTPLDLERTFGITGGNIMQGAMPLHQLYCFRPVAGWADHRTPVPGLYLCGAASHPGGGVMGACGKNAATEILRDKPW; encoded by the coding sequence ATGGCCAAACACGGCGCGTACGATTGCATCATCATCGGCGGGGGACACAATGGATTGGTTGCAGCGGCGTATCTCGCCAAGGCAGGCCGCAAGGTGTGCGTGCTGGAGCGGCGGCATGTGCTGGGTGGTTGCGCATCAACCGAGGAACTCTGGCCCGGCTACAAAGTCTCCACCGCCGCTTATGTGATCAGCTTGTTCCAAACGCAAATCTTGCGAGAGCTGAGGCTCAAGGAATATGGACTGAAAATTCTTCCGAGGTCTCCGTCTTCGTTCACGCCGCTTCCCGACGGTCGCAGCCTGTTGATGGGTCCCGACGCATCGCTCAACCAGCGCGAGATCGGAAAATTCAGCATGCGCGACGCGGCAGCTTTTCCCCGCTACGAAGCGCTGCTGGAACGAGTTGCCGCGACGCTCGAACCGGTGCTTGGCGAAGCGGCCCCCGATCCGTTGCCGCTGCCGAAGTCATGGCGGAAGATTGGCGTGGGCAAACGGCTGCGCGACGGTAAGAAACTGCTTGACATGCACAATGCTATCAAGTCGCTTGGTGCCGACTTGCCAGAGGCAGTGGAACTCTTGACCGGTGCGGCGCGACCCATCCTCGAGCGCTGGTTTGAGTCGGACGTGTTGCGAGCCACTCTGGCCACCGATGCCATCATCGGCGCGTTCACATCGATCAGCTCCCCCGGCAGTGCGTATGTGCTGTTGCACCACGTGATGGGTGAAGCCGGCGGCGCGCGGGGTGTATGGGGTTACGTGCAGGGAGGCATGGGAGCTCTCTCCGATGCAATTGCCTCCGCTTGCACTGATCTCGGCGTCGAGATTCGTCGCGAGGCCCCCGTCCATGCCATCCATACCGACAAACATGGCACCTGTGGAGTGGGACTCGAAGACGGGTCGCAGCTTTCCTCGCGCATTGTGGCATCGAGCGTCGATGCCCACCTTACCTTCGAGCGATTGTTGTCACCTGATGCGCTGCCCGAGGAATTTCGCGAAGCGGTTGCGCGGATCGATTATTCTTCGGCCTCGGCCAAGGTGAACTTGGCGCTGAGCGAACCACCCAAGTTTTCTTGCCTACCCGGCGACGGCGTCGGTCCGCAACATCACGGCACGATGCATATCGGCCCGTCGCTCGACTATTTGGAACGCGCCTACGACGATGCCAAATATGGTCGGCCCAGTGAGAAACCGATTCTCGAATGCACGATGGCCACCAGCGTCGATTCGTCGATCGCTCCCCCCGGCAAGCATATTCTCTCGATGTTCGTACAATATGCTCCGTACAAGCTTGCCGATGGAAATTGGGACGATATCCGTGAGTCCTTCGGCGCTCGCTGTGTTGAAACCCTTGCCGAGTATGCCCCGAATGTCCCGGCTGCAATCGAACATCGCCAGGTTCTCACGCCGCTCGACTTGGAACGAACCTTCGGCATCACCGGTGGCAACATCATGCAGGGGGCCATGCCACTGCATCAGCTCTACTGCTTCCGCCCCGTCGCCGGTTGGGCTGACCATCGCACCCCTGTGCCGGGCCTCTATCTCTGCGGCGCCGCCAGCCACCCCGGCGGCGGCGTGATGGGCGCCTGCGGGAAGAATGCTGCCACCGAAATCCTGCGCGATAAGCCGTGGTAG